In Flavobacterium praedii, the DNA window TATCCAAGCGCTCTGGTAGTTACATAATAACGATATCCAATTATTGCCATTTGCCATTTTTTAGCTTTGGAAACATCCAATCTTTGTTTGGTGAAGCTTGGAAAAATAAGTTTGTTGATTTGGGCAAGGATTTTAAACATTGTTTAATTTTTTTCAAAGATATAAAAAAAGACGGTTTTGATGAGAAACCGTCTTTTTTTTGAATTTTAATAGAATTAATTATTTTCTTGATCCATTTTTGACTGATATTCCTCCATTTGTTTTTCGTAAACTTTCATTTTCTCTTCAAAAATTTCCATTTGTTCGTTGAAAGGCTCCATTTGTTTGTCAAATTCTGCCATTTGTTTGTCGAAAGCTTCCATTTGAGGTTCTAGTTTTTTCATTTTGGCATCATATTCTTCCATTTTCTTTTCAAACTCTTTCCAAGCTTTTTTATCTCCATTTATTGGGTCTCCTTTTGGACTTTTAGGTGCTTTTGGGAATGCAGGAGGAGCAGGAGTTTTAATTTTCATAACCGGCGGAGTAGGAGGTACAGGCGGAACAGGCATGTTTTTGTCTTGGTTATAGTTTCTGTTTTTTGTTATAATTCGGATTGTTTTCCCCTCCTTATTCACATCCATAGTTTCGATTGTTCCTTGATCTAAATTGTCTAAATCATTTTGTTCGACTTTTTTGCCATTGATATAAATGTCATTCTCGCTGCCTATTTTTGCGAATTTTTTTGTAGTAATTCTGATTTCTTGTTTTTCATTATTTTTATTGACATTTACTGTAGCAATTTCGTTTGGATCTAATTTGTCCATTTCGACTTTGTCTGATTTTGATCCGTTTATATAAATTTGAGTATCAGCTGAAATAGGTGTATCCGCCGAAACAATATTATTTACAACAACTAACTTGTCAACTGATTTATCCTCTTCGACAAAATCGATTCCCAGTATTCC includes these proteins:
- a CDS encoding SsrA-binding protein, yielding MFKILAQINKLIFPSFTKQRLDVSKAKKWQMAIIGYRYYVTTRALG